The Acomys russatus chromosome 18, mAcoRus1.1, whole genome shotgun sequence genome includes a region encoding these proteins:
- the Gjb2 gene encoding gap junction beta-2 protein, with product MDWSTLQSILGGVNKHSTSIGKIWLTVLFIFRIMILVVAAKEVWGDEQADFICNTLQPGCKNVCYDQYFPISHIRLWALQLIFVSTPALLVAMHVAYRRHEKKRKFMKGEMKNEFKDIEEIKAQKVRIEGSLWWTYTTSIFFRVIFEAVFMYVFYIMYNGFFMQRLVKCNAWPCPNTVDCFISRPTEKTVFTVFMISVSGICILLNITELCYLFIRYCSGKSKRPV from the coding sequence ATGGATTGGAGCACGCTACAGAGTATCCTCGGGGGTGTCAACAAGCACTCCACCAGCATTGGGAAAATCTGGCTCACTGTCCTGTTCATCTTCCGCATCATGATCCTCGTGGTGGCAGCCAAGGAGGTGTGGGGAGACGAGCAAGCCGATTTTATTTGCAACACCCTCCAGCCTGGCTGCAAGAATGTGTGCTACGACCAGTACTTCCCCATCTCTCACATCCGGCTCTGGGCGCTGCAGCTGATCTTCGTGTCCACACCAGCGCTGCTGGTAGCCATGCATGTGGCCTACCGGAGACATGAGAAGAAACGCAAATTCATGAAGGGCGAGATGAAGAACGAGTTTAAGGACATCGAAGAGATCAAGGCCCAGAAGGTGCGCATCGAAGGGTCCCTGTGGTGGACCTACACCACCAGCATCTTCTTCCGGGTCATCTTTGAGGCCGTCTTCATGTACGTGTTCTACATCATGTACAACGGCTTCTTCATGCAGCGTCTGGTGAAGTGCAACGCGTGGCCGTGCCCCAACACGGTGGACTGCTTCATCTCCAGGCCCACGGAAAAGACCGTCTTCACGGTGTTCATGATTTCTGTGTCTGGAATTTGCATCCTGCTAAACATCACAGAGTTGTGCTACTTGTTCATTAGATATTGTTCAGGAAAGTCAAAAAGACCAGTTTAA